One Parafrankia irregularis DNA window includes the following coding sequences:
- a CDS encoding GNAT family N-acetyltransferase, which yields MSFTKPSALLEDHDTVAFGCGDPAVDGWLRHHAKDHQKERITNTFVILDGTTIAGFYCLATAAAERVAPPSRWRSRRPADPVPLMLVGRLAVDVRYQGRGVGARLLRDATMRALTVRRMVGTPLLGAHAIASAGRAFYRHFGFAPTGMDPHLLLLPLQDAASLPS from the coding sequence GTGTCGTTCACGAAGCCGTCGGCCCTGCTGGAGGACCACGACACGGTCGCGTTCGGCTGTGGTGACCCGGCCGTCGACGGCTGGCTGCGCCATCACGCCAAGGACCACCAGAAGGAACGGATCACCAACACCTTCGTGATCCTCGACGGCACCACCATCGCGGGGTTCTACTGCCTGGCGACAGCCGCCGCCGAGCGGGTGGCGCCACCGTCGCGGTGGCGGTCCCGCCGCCCCGCCGACCCCGTTCCGCTGATGCTCGTCGGTCGGCTGGCCGTGGACGTCCGTTATCAGGGGCGCGGTGTCGGTGCCCGGCTGCTGCGGGACGCGACGATGCGGGCGTTGACGGTGCGCCGGATGGTGGGAACCCCGTTGCTGGGCGCCCACGCCATCGCCTCCGCCGGCCGAGCCTTCTACCGGCACTTCGGCTTCGCGCCCACCGGGATGGACCCGCACCTGCTGCTCCTGCCCCTGCAGGACGCCGCCAGCCTCCCGAGCTAG
- a CDS encoding 3-hydroxybutyryl-CoA dehydrogenase: MAETEQVQATPGTAATAPIQRVGVVGCGLMGSGIAETCARAGLDVLVREVDVAAVEAGRKRITASLDRGTRSGKLSEADRDAALARLAFTTDLGDFGDRQFTVEAIAENEQAKTEIFTALDKVVADPAAIFASNTSSIPIMKLGMATGRPDQVLGVHFFNPVPVMKLVELVPSLLTSDETLTRTQEFVTSGLRKEVIRSKDRAGFVVNALLVPYLLSAIRMQESGFASADDIDLGMVLGCAHPMGPLRLIDLIGLDTIKAVAESLYDEFKEPLYSPPPLLLRMVDAGLLGKKSGRGFHQYS; encoded by the coding sequence GTGGCCGAGACAGAGCAGGTACAGGCAACCCCGGGCACGGCGGCCACCGCACCGATCCAGCGGGTCGGTGTGGTCGGGTGCGGTCTGATGGGCTCCGGCATCGCCGAGACCTGCGCGCGGGCAGGCCTTGACGTGCTGGTCCGGGAGGTGGACGTCGCGGCGGTCGAGGCCGGCCGGAAACGGATCACCGCCTCGCTCGACCGCGGAACCCGCAGCGGCAAGCTCAGCGAGGCCGACCGGGACGCGGCCCTGGCCCGGCTCGCCTTCACCACCGACCTCGGCGACTTCGGCGACCGCCAGTTCACCGTCGAGGCCATCGCGGAGAACGAACAGGCCAAGACCGAGATCTTCACGGCGCTCGACAAGGTCGTGGCCGACCCTGCGGCGATCTTCGCCTCCAACACCTCCTCCATCCCGATCATGAAGCTCGGGATGGCCACCGGCCGCCCGGACCAGGTCCTGGGTGTGCACTTCTTCAACCCGGTACCGGTGATGAAGCTGGTCGAGCTCGTCCCGTCGCTGCTGACCTCGGACGAGACCCTCACCCGCACCCAGGAGTTCGTCACCTCCGGGCTGCGCAAGGAGGTGATCCGCTCCAAGGACCGCGCCGGGTTCGTGGTCAACGCGCTGCTCGTTCCCTACCTGCTCTCCGCGATCCGGATGCAGGAGTCGGGTTTCGCCTCCGCCGACGACATCGACCTCGGCATGGTCCTCGGCTGCGCCCACCCGATGGGCCCGCTGCGGCTGATCGACCTCATCGGGCTCGACACCATCAAGGCGGTGGCCGAGTCGCTGTACGACGAGTTCAAGGAGCCGCTCTACTCCCCGCCGCCGCTGCTGCTGCGCATGGTGGACGCCGGTCTGCTCGGCAAGAAGAGCGGCCGCGGCTTCCACCAGTACTCCTGA
- a CDS encoding acyl-CoA dehydrogenase family protein encodes MDPNFDTYSLSDTHTAVREAVRDLAEKEIAPFAADVDEQERYPTEARDALIRSGFSAVHIPESYDGQGADSVATCIVIEEVARACASSSLIPAVNKLGTMPILLSGSEELKKQVLPSIASGEASASYALSEREAGSDTASMRTRARLDGDHWVLNGTKTWITNAGESTWYTVMAVTDPDAPKPADGISAFVVRADDPGFEVGSKERKLGIKGSPTREIHFVNCTIPADRIIGEPGTGLRTALRTLDHTRPTIGAQAVGIAQGALDAAIGYVKERRQFGRPIADNQGVQFMLADMAMKIEAARHMVYVAAARAERGEPNLGFITAAAKCFASDVAMEVTTDAVQLFGGAGYTRDFPVERMMRDAKITQIYEGTNQIQRMVMSRALLRG; translated from the coding sequence GTGGATCCGAACTTCGACACCTACAGCCTCAGCGACACCCATACCGCCGTACGTGAGGCCGTCCGCGATCTCGCGGAGAAGGAGATCGCGCCGTTCGCGGCCGACGTCGACGAACAGGAGCGCTACCCCACCGAGGCCCGGGACGCGCTGATCCGTTCCGGGTTCAGTGCCGTCCACATCCCGGAGAGCTACGACGGCCAGGGCGCCGACTCGGTCGCGACCTGCATCGTCATCGAGGAGGTCGCCCGAGCCTGCGCCTCCTCGTCCCTCATCCCCGCCGTCAACAAACTCGGCACGATGCCGATCCTGCTCTCCGGATCGGAGGAGCTGAAGAAGCAGGTCCTGCCCTCGATCGCCAGCGGTGAGGCGAGCGCGTCCTACGCGCTCTCCGAACGGGAGGCGGGATCGGACACCGCCTCGATGCGGACCCGCGCCCGCCTCGACGGCGACCACTGGGTCCTCAACGGCACCAAGACCTGGATCACCAACGCGGGCGAGTCCACCTGGTACACGGTCATGGCCGTCACCGACCCGGACGCACCCAAGCCCGCCGACGGCATCTCCGCGTTCGTCGTCCGGGCCGACGACCCCGGCTTCGAGGTGGGCTCCAAGGAACGCAAACTCGGCATCAAGGGCTCACCGACCCGCGAGATCCACTTCGTCAACTGCACGATCCCCGCCGACCGGATCATCGGCGAGCCCGGCACCGGTCTGCGCACCGCGCTGCGCACCCTCGACCACACCCGGCCGACGATCGGCGCGCAGGCCGTCGGCATCGCCCAGGGCGCGCTGGACGCGGCGATCGGCTACGTGAAGGAACGCCGCCAGTTCGGCCGCCCGATCGCGGACAACCAGGGCGTCCAGTTCATGCTCGCGGACATGGCGATGAAGATCGAGGCGGCCCGGCACATGGTGTACGTCGCGGCGGCCCGCGCCGAGCGCGGCGAGCCGAACCTCGGGTTCATCACCGCCGCCGCCAAGTGCTTCGCCTCGGACGTCGCCATGGAGGTCACCACCGACGCCGTCCAGCTCTTCGGCGGCGCCGGCTACACCCGTGACTTCCCGGTCGAACGGATGATGCGCGACGCGAAGATCACGCAGATCTACGAGGGCACCAACCAGATCCAGCGGATGGTCATGTCCCGGGCCCTGCTCCGGGGCTGA